In the Styela clava chromosome 8, kaStyClav1.hap1.2, whole genome shotgun sequence genome, one interval contains:
- the LOC120329824 gene encoding uncharacterized protein LOC120329824: MRTSSGISHSPRFNPFNDDKGLFSDIDDDSRVPSSGSELTSTTSEGSADVSLAELGLTEDYFAQPDGGLGMSSSEELEAAIENCKKMILELPEDSVRRKKFVSKLVQLRMKFLELKEGPTEFEPRVKQVLGHKLRKRKSNSIKYYCDCCNGLIWGVLQAWYRCKECGFNCHNKCVNMIRRKCVAIDMNNLPYNLDILPEIGLSSQQFNCAECKNPISVTGMGKEEARICDYNGQYYCPQCHWNDTSVIPGRVVHNWDFTPQKVSRQSYQILSKLYKRPLLNLQEINPLLFNYVEELADIRKLREDILLMKVYFVTCSNALDLKLLLKLSDRQHFVDCSDKYSMEDLVEAQSGTLTEYLTNLHAEYAKHIKLDCLVCQAKGFICEICNSGETLFPFDFGVSTCAKCHAVFHRDCFTCIDTLCPRCERFQKKKKLRKNKENALFESDESYESEGSYLRSGELSSSTELPTTSKPVARYSPAFTTTTSDKASIENTDNTRDRNDSKSSAIQIDPYLTEKRSRESSFHSLLTDSSYTDYAVLGFAGAGRSKNPASENNQNIEHTEIEKTEKSLDSTVKLVTKNGKINHPRQPRYRFHQNEANSFNYETNPVTRRPQRDENLFDDLVKSKNNRPKPDPNRETKIGRNRTPQEPAAAQHSAREKTNGQRMNQKYNSRSGRHYDPMLDPFHNHENPSTRFMSDVAKSKFHSDLSPSDQPELDPFNQNRNKGSKFINRVTPSTSYRPELDPFHQNEDKKTKFMKNVTPRNFSVQNTTSGFHDQRNQNHVARFRSDHKQWPIHDSAGNPFDTDDSANPFNKSGNPFDDADHYDDAKNPFS, from the coding sequence ATGCGTACTTCTAGTGGGATTAGTCATTCCCCAAGGTTTAATCCTTTCAATGACGATAAAGGCCTTTTCAGTGACATTGACGATGACTCCAGGGTTCCATCTAGTGGGAGTGAACTCACTTCGACCACAAGTGAAGGATCTGCGGACGTTAGTTTGGCCGAACTTGGTTTAACAGAGGATTATTTTGCTCAACCTGATGGCGGCTTGGGGATGTCGTCGAGCGAAGAATTGGAAGCTGCGATCgagaattgtaaaaaaatgattttggagTTGCCGGAAGATTCTGTAAGACGGAAAAAATTTGTATCAAAACTGGTACAGCTGAGAATGAAATTCCTGGAGCTAAAAGAAGGGCCGACTGAATTCGAACCGCGTGTTAAACAAGTTCTGGGTCACAAACTTCGTAAACGGAAAAGCAATAGCATTAAATATTACTGTGATTGCTGTAACGGACTTATTTGGGGGGTGCTACAAGCTTGGTATAGATGCAAAGAATGTGGTTTTAATTGTCATAACAAATGCGTCAATATGATCAGACGAAAATGTGTCGCAATTGACATGAATAATTTGCCATATAATTTAGATATTTTGCCCGAAATTGGGCTCTCGTCACAACAATTTAACTGCGCGGAATGTAAAAATCCTATTTCTGTAACTGGTATGGGCAAAGAGGAGGCCAGGATTTGTGATTATAATGGACAATACTATTGTCCGCAATGCCACTGGAATGACACTAGCGTTATCCCTGGGAGGGTCGTGCATAATTGGGATTTCACGCCACAGAAAGTCTCTCGCCAATCGTATCAaattctatcgaaattgtatAAAAGGCCATTACTCAATCTACAAGAAATAAATCCGCTTTTGTTTAACTACGTTGAAGAGCTAGCTGATATCCGTAAATTACGAGAAGATATATTACTTATGAAGGTTTATTTTGTTACGTGCAGTAACGCTCTCGATTTAAAATTGCTTCTTAAACTTAGCGACAGGCAACATTTTGTTGATTGCTCAGATAAATATTCTATGGAGGATCTTGTAGAAGCCCAAAGTGGGACTTTAACTGAATATTTAACAAACCTACACGCTGAATATGCAAAACATATCAAACTTGACTGCTTAGTTTGCCAAGCTAAAGGATTCATCTGTGAAATTTGCAACTCAGGGGAAACGCTTTTTCCGTTTGATTTCGGAGTTTCGACTTGTGCGAAATGCCACGCTGTTTTTCATCGTGATTGTTTTACGTGCATTGATACTCTTTGTCCAAGGTGTGAGCGAtttcagaagaaaaaaaaattgagaaagaaTAAAGAAAATGCTTTATTTGAGAGTGACGAAAGCTATGAATCTGAAGGTTCATATTTACGTAGCGGTGAATTGTCATCTTCAACTGAATTACCTACAACTTCAAAACCAGTTGCCAGATATTCACCCGCATTTACAACTACGACCTCCGATAAGGCATCTATTGAAAATACAGACAATACGAGAGATCGGAATGATAGTAAAAGTTCTGCAATTCAAATTGATCCTTATTTAACGGAGAAAAGGAGCCGAGAATCATCATTCCATTCTTTACTCACAGACTCATCTTATACTGATTATGCGGTACTGGGTTTCGCAGGTGCTGGTCGGAGTAAAAATCCTGCGTCGGAAAACAATCAAAACATCGAACATACCGAAATAGAAAAGACAGAAAAATCTCTAGATTCTACTGTAAAGCTTGTGACGAAAAATGGCAAAATCAATCACCCACGACAACCAAGATATCGTTTTCACCAAAACGAAGCGAACTCTTTCAATTATGAAACTAATCCGGTCACTAGGAGGCCGCAGAGAGACGAGAATTTAttcgacgatcttgtgaaatcaaaaaataatcGTCCGAAGCCTGACCCTAATCGTGAAACTAAAATTGGACGAAATAGAACTCCACAAGAGCCTGCAGCAGCTCAACACAGTGCTCGAGAAAAAACAAACGGCCAGAGaatgaatcaaaaatacaattCAAGATCAGGAAGACATTATGATCCTATGTTGGATCCTTTTCATAACCATGAGAACCCGAGTACACGATTCATGAGCGACGttgcaaaatcaaaatttcattctGACCTTTCACCCTCTGATCAACCGGAACTTGACCCCTTCAATCAAAATCGAAACAAAGGGTCAAAGTTTATCAATAGAGTCACCCCTTCGACTTCATATCGACCAGAATTGGATCCCTTTCATCAAAATGAGGATAAAAAgacaaaatttatgaaaaatgtcaCCCCTCGTAATTTTTCAGTTCAAAATACTACCAGTGGTTTCCATGACCAGAGAAATCAAAACCATGTCGCCAGATTCAGATCTGATCATAAACAGTGGCCAATACATGATTCTGCTGGTAATCCTTTCGATACTGATGATTCTGCTAATCCTTTTAATAAATCTGGCAACCCTTTTGATGATGCTGATCATTATGATGATGCTAAAAATCCGTTTTCTTAA